The Gemmatimonadaceae bacterium region GTGTACAGCTGGTCGTGATCGAGCGCCCGGACGAACAACGTGTCGTCGCCGTCGTTGGGCGTGAACGTGTACGTCATCCAGGCGCCGTTGTCGGAGATCGCCGCCGCGGTGATGCGCTTCCACGGTCCGTAGTCGGCGAGCGTGAGGATCTTCTTGCCGTCGGGCGCTGTCTTGTGCGCGGCGGGTTCGGCGGAGCCCCCGCGTTGGGCGGACGCCGGAGCCGGATGCAGCAGGGCGGCGGCGAGCGCCAGCACCATCGCGCGGCGGCCTGCAGATCGAAGCGAATGCGCGGTCATCGAATCGGTTCTCCCTTGTCCACCTGGGGCACGCCGTGCTTCATCCAGTCGGGCTCCGGCGTTCCCTTGAGGTAGTGGTCGAAGAATTGCTTCATGCGAATCTGGAAGTCGATCTGGTTCGGCTTCTTGGCCAGGTGATGCGGCTCACCGGGATACGAGAGGAAGATCACCTTCTTCCCGTTCCGCCTGGCGGCGTTGTAGAACTCGAGCCCCTGATCCCAGTCGACGGCGTTGTCCGCCGTGCCCTGCAGGATCATGAACGGCGTCGTGATCTTGGGGACGTTGAACAGAGGCGACTGCTCCTCGTAGAGCGCCGTGTGATTCCACGGCGTGACGTCTCCGCCCATGCGCACCTGCCCGACCTCGGTGATGCCCTGCTGGACGGTGCCGGTGCCCGGATACAACTCGTCGTAGAAGCTGATCAGGTCGGTGGGTGGGGCCCCCGTGACCACGGCGGCGAAGAGGTTGCTCTGGGTGAGTATATAGGAAGATTGATAGCCACCCCAGCTGTGCCCCTGCAGGCCGATGTGGGCCGGGTCGGCGTACCCCATCGCGATCACCTTCTTGACGGCACTGGTCACGCAGTCCAGCGCCGACGAACCGGGCGCCCCGATCTGATAGACGACGTCCGGCTCCAGCACCAGGTATCCGTTGCTCGCGTACGTGGACATCTGCGGCCGATCGTCGAACGTCGGCATCGAGAATTGATGGTGCGTATTCGACAGGATCTCGTAGAAATAGACGAGCATCGGGTATTTCTTGCCCGGCTGATACCCGGCCGGCAGGGTAAGCGTGGCCTGCAGGTGCTGGCCCCTGCTGTTGGTGAAATCGACGAGGACCCGGCTGCCCCATGCATATTCGCCGATGAACGGATCGGCGTCGGTCTCCCTGACCGGTGCCTGGAACGAGGTGTTGCTCGCCCAGTAGTCGGGGAACTCCCGGAATGTCTGCTCAGTGAAGATCACGCGGTTGGCGGCCTCGGCCTTGGACGCCTGACCAATCATCTTGTCTTCATAGATGAGCGGCCTGGGGGCCTGCCCCGGCTCCAGCGTCCAGTACCCTGACTTCTTGGTCCACTCGCCGTATGCCGAAAGGGTGATGGGCTTGGACAGATCGATGCCGTGGTCCTCGGTCCGAGGACCGCCACCGAGACCGCCGCGCCCGCCACCGCGGCCGCCACGCCCTCCACTATTGGGGAGATCGAGCCGCACGACGCGGAACTGGATCTGCTGCGCCTTACCGACGCCCTCGGTGAGGTTCACGGGCTTGCCGCTTCCATCGAGCGGCAGCCGCCACACATCATACTTGTCGTAGACGAGCACCGACTTGCCGTCGCTCGACCAGCCAGCCAACCCCCAGATCGGGCGCTCGTAGGCGTGGTTATCGTCGGTATCCACGAAGTTCATCCCACCGTCCACTTCCATGCTCTTCCCCGACTCGGCGTTGTACGCATAGATGTGCTTGTTCTGGAGGTACAGGAACCACTTGCTGTCGGGCGAGGTGCCCATGGTGCGCCACAGCTTGTCGGCGATGAGCGAGCGGGTCCCGGTGGCCGTGTTCACGCGATAGTAATCGGCGTGGCTTCCGCCCCACGCGACTTCGCCGCGGTAGGTGGTGTCGTTCCGTCCCACGCCCCAACTGCCGTCCTGCACCATCTGCACGGTGCTCATCGCGCTGTCGGTGAGTTGGACGAACCGGTCCGAGGGCACCAGCACGGCCGACGCGAACGTTGACCGCAATTCCTGCTGCAGTCGCACCATCTGCACCGACTGCACCTCGGCGTCCTTCCAATGCCAGACATCGACGTTGGCCTGCGGCTCCTCACTCTTGGGCAACTCCTCTTCCTGCTGCTTGATGCCGACGAACACGCGCGACCCATCGTCGCTCCACCGTGGTGCGGCAAACTGGCTGAGCACAAACCCCTTGGGAAAGTCGGAGGCCTTGCTCGGATCGTAGGTCGTTTCGTTTCCGCCCTGCGCGCTGAGACCCGTCCACGCCAGCAGGACATTGTCGTTCTGCTTCATGCCCTTGAGCTTGGTGCCGCGGAGCACGGCGAGATCCGCACCGGTGTCGCTCCAGGCGAGGCCATCGAACTCCTCGGCCATCGCGTCGAGCGGGCGTGTGAAACCGTTCGCCAGGTCGACGAGATAGATGCCGTTCCCGAGGTGGTCGGCTGCGTCCACGGTATAGGCGAGCAGGTTGCCGGCAGCGTCGAAGTCGTACTGCCCTACGTTGCCGATGTTGCGCGTTGCGCCGCTGGACAGATCCCGTATCAGCAGGTCCGAGCCGTGGTGCGTGGTGTCGGCACGCGACTCTCTGTTCAGGTGAACGGCCAGGAATTTCGACCCCTTGGCGAACTTGAACGCCAGCGCATTGGGGGCCGACCACTTGTCGCCCGTGGCGAGGTTCAGCAGTTCGAACCGCCGTTCCGCGCCTGGTGCGGCGCCCCGTCCGCCCCGCCCTTCGGGAGTGGGGGGCGCCGTGCCACGGCCTCCCCGGCCTCCGCGTCCGGCGCGCTCGGGCGGACTCACGTAGTAGCCCACCCAGCGCGAATCGTCGGAGAATGCCGGCGCAGAGCCCACGGGAATCGAGTACAGCTTGCCCGTGTCGAGCTGCTTCACGAACAGGGTATCGTCGCCGGTATTCGGC contains the following coding sequences:
- a CDS encoding prolyl oligopeptidase family serine peptidase — translated: MRRSPIPAAVLSVVVALAVVAAAPARAQAPAGARVAAAAPSSSDLKILNVEDYGRWKRVTSADLSPDGTWMTYAYAPNTGDDTLFVKQLDTGKLYSIPVGSAPAFSDDSRWVGYYVSPPERAGRGGRGGRGTAPPTPEGRGGRGAAPGAERRFELLNLATGDKWSAPNALAFKFAKGSKFLAVHLNRESRADTTHHGSDLLIRDLSSGATRNIGNVGQYDFDAAGNLLAYTVDAADHLGNGIYLVDLANGFTRPLDAMAEEFDGLAWSDTGADLAVLRGTKLKGMKQNDNVLLAWTGLSAQGGNETTYDPSKASDFPKGFVLSQFAAPRWSDDGSRVFVGIKQQEEELPKSEEPQANVDVWHWKDAEVQSVQMVRLQQELRSTFASAVLVPSDRFVQLTDSAMSTVQMVQDGSWGVGRNDTTYRGEVAWGGSHADYYRVNTATGTRSLIADKLWRTMGTSPDSKWFLYLQNKHIYAYNAESGKSMEVDGGMNFVDTDDNHAYERPIWGLAGWSSDGKSVLVYDKYDVWRLPLDGSGKPVNLTEGVGKAQQIQFRVVRLDLPNSGGRGGRGGGRGGLGGGPRTEDHGIDLSKPITLSAYGEWTKKSGYWTLEPGQAPRPLIYEDKMIGQASKAEAANRVIFTEQTFREFPDYWASNTSFQAPVRETDADPFIGEYAWGSRVLVDFTNSRGQHLQATLTLPAGYQPGKKYPMLVYFYEILSNTHHQFSMPTFDDRPQMSTYASNGYLVLEPDVVYQIGAPGSSALDCVTSAVKKVIAMGYADPAHIGLQGHSWGGYQSSYILTQSNLFAAVVTGAPPTDLISFYDELYPGTGTVQQGITEVGQVRMGGDVTPWNHTALYEEQSPLFNVPKITTPFMILQGTADNAVDWDQGLEFYNAARRNGKKVIFLSYPGEPHHLAKKPNQIDFQIRMKQFFDHYLKGTPEPDWMKHGVPQVDKGEPIR